In Solanum lycopersicum chromosome 3, SLM_r2.1, the genomic stretch TTTACCATCATGAATGTGAAAGTGTGAATAGTCTAGCACATATCGACAAAGACAAAGAGAGCGCGGATAAACAgttcaattttcaaatactaCAACATCTATGCCTCAATCCCAAACCAGTTAGGGTGAGCTACATGGATCCTTCATACACATTTTGGTCTATTTGGTTCTTTTCATTCCATAGAATCATACAAAATTCATTCAAACTAACAAGTCCAGTTCTTCTTTATGGAATATCCACTAAGTGTAGGATACATgaatccaaaaaaattatttttagtccCTTCCCATAAAGTTTAGCCActcttttatttcaattttcgaACATAACATGTCTAATACTACAAGATTAAAAACTTTATCGAAGTCAAATTAGACAAATAAACTGAAAcgtataatgataatataatactaaaccaagaaacttaaaataaaaaaatggggAGGTTCAATTTGAAATTGAGCAAGAGAGTAGAACCTGTAACAATGGCAGTAAGAGCAGAGCCATCAATTGCTTGAGTTACTTCCTCAGCAGTTGAGTTTGGGGAGAATCCAGAAAGACCCTTTTTGCTAAGAAACCACATTATTCACCTTCTTCTCTCCCAAAGCTACAAAAACTCAACCTTTCTACTTCTGCCCTGgcatatttttcttgattttttacaaatattttaactaatAATGTATCCTTAtttcttctccataaataaatatGCACTCTATTATTTGCCTACTCATTCAAAATGAATTGAGGAAGCAATTAGTAATTAGAGTCGTCAATACAAGCTAACCTCATAGAATCCCGTGAAATTTGGTTGGCCAGTCTGATAGGCTTTAAAATAGGTACAAAGTACACAAATTTCATACATTTAGCATATCTTATATACTATATTGAAAGTTTCTTAATTGTAATTGtctaaaatttttattactttcgaatatattttttaattatttaatatattgcaAATTATACATTACTTAACGAGAGGAACGTATCTTAGAAGAGGTAATGTTTTCCTTCCGATTCAACCTTACATGGGCTGAAGTTCTCACTGGACTAGCccacttcaaatatttaattttataatttaaaaatttgaaaaacttttGCATGTAGTtattaaaaaatagattaattgtgctttaaaagtatattttgttaattacaactcgtagctacatgttataagGAGGAGAATGATGAGCGAGACTgagagaggaaggagagaggcaagcgagagaaGGAATACAGTGGGAGAgatgtgaattatatatgtatatcggttagataatattatacatatgtatttgtatattctggcgtgagagattgagagagggaggaaaGAGGCGAACGAGATTTGGAGAGGGATGAGAGAGgagaataatttaaataattcatatctcgtttgtataattcgcagATAAGTTTGAATAATTCacatgtttttttataattgagtaatataaaatctgaaattatacaaatataatcaaACTCGAAATAACGAATTGATAcaaacataaaacatttaaactttaaacaattatacaaaatatattatacaaattacatatataaattatattatacaaaattcaaaaacaacacgtttatacaaactttaaagttatacacaaaaagattgaatgtatatgatgataaaaGTGAAAAACCAAAGGAattcatatacaaatacaaaccaTCGTACACgtacaaatacaaatcaaacAAAGAATTGTTagttgcgaattatacaaatgtggtgaattatacatatacaaacgtgattaattatacaaactcaaagttAGTCCACGTAACTAATGGTTAATGTTAATCACAAGTGATAATTATAGTATACTATAgttatgatgagtaattaaatagtataaatttgcttAACCGCGTCATTTTACctttaaatttaatgtaataatactaatataaatatttacaagACAAAAAAAGGTTGAATTTCTCACTTTGGGGTTTAGTGCCCTCTCGAATTTTTGTCCAAAAACATCATTCATCACTTCAAACTTAAACTATAtccttaaagtatcatttttagTAGAAAACATTCTTTATTTATACCCcaaacttaaactacatccttaaaGTGACATTTTTAGCAGAAAACATCCTTTAAGTATTTGTAAGTGAACAAATTTCATCCTTTTgttagatattgtcaaaaaactAAAGGATCTTATGAAAAATGAGCAGTTAACGTGACTATCAACAAAAGTTATTATacataatttcattactttctacaagaagttcttgaaaaatataaaaaaaatattagacatTGTTGCTTATGGAAATTAAAAATGATTGGAAGGTGTGAGCGTACATAATTTGCCtttttgtaacaaaaaaaagttggagatcaattattttgagtttttggtcaaaatCATCCTTAAATTATACCTCAAACTCAAACTATAGTCTTAAAGTATCATTCTTCTCATAAAATATCCttcaagtattttaaagtaAACAATTTTCATCATTCTACTTGAATTTATTAGAAAACTAATCGATATATCCCACAAAATATAAACCGTCCCTTCCTAATTGTTATTCTTAGATATGTCAAGAATATTATCGTGAACCTTTTCGTAATTGAGTTAAGAATTAcacaaaatcttttaatttgaccctttttttaattcatttttcatataattttaattaaaaatattattagtttatataTGTTTCTTTTCAATTGAATATGCTAAAAGCAACATTTGTTGGAGACTTCTCATTATAATAATGTAGAATGAAACTCAAATACGAGACATAATCTATATTTTGGTCACTTCGATATTAGATTGACCCAAAAATCTATTAACTTAATTGgttaagaaaaagataaaaataattaatcttcaacttctttCCGTTATGAAAAAGGCAGATAATGTACGCTCACACCTTCCAATCATTTATAGTTTCCATAAGCAACAAtgtctaatattttttatatttttcaagaacttcttgtagaaagtaatgaaattatgcATAATAATTTTTGTTGACAGTCACGTTAACTGCTCATATTTTCGTAAGATTCCTTAGTTTTTTTGACAGTATCTAACAAAAGAATGAAAGTTATTCACTTACAAATACTTAAAGGAtgttttctaataaaaataatactttaagGATGTAATTTAAGTTTGGGATATAGttaaaagatgttttctaataaaatgatattttaatgatATAGTTTAAGTTTGAGGTATAATTGAAGGATATTTTTACCCTAAAACTCTGCTCTCTCCAACAATATTTGTCCACTATTGACTTTGCTCATTTCTTAAGAAACTATAAATACTATATCACGCtttgaatataattaaatataatgtcttgaaaaatgtaacagaaatataattttaattaatgataagaataagtttaaaaataagtgtgattattcattaattttataaaattgacaTGTATTATTAGACATTCAAAAATAGTACAATGAACTATTATTAGATGGAATTAGTATAATTAGACCTATTACATTAATTGCTTTCGCTATAATCGATTTATTAACctatacaattaaaaatagagCAAGAGTTTGATATTacgaaaaagaaaatattaagtaTCTTTCGAAGTTCATAAATATAAGTCCTTGCGAATTACAATTGCcagaaagaaaaatatgaaatagtattaagaaataataataattgtcaaaattttgagattttaaacggattaatatgaaattagaaaagaaaaaaaaaagtatatcttgcATAAATATCATGgtgtaaaaatttaaattaccttctatccctattatttttataattacataaatctcatattttttagACATTACATAATTAAAGATCTGAATACATTATTGTTATAGTCTACAAATCATACTGAAGATATAAATTGTATTAGACAAGTCCTATGTAAAATGCTcgactaaaaaaatattgacgAGATCAATCCCAATTATCCAAATTAGGGCCGGCTCTACCCTTTCAAAAATAAGGCATTTGTCTTAGGCCCCCAAATTTCGGGGGCCTCAAATTCTTGACAAgaataaattatgtgttaaattttttatagaaaaaataattatttataataaaaagtaattttttaaaaataaattattttatccactaaattttttttgtactttgttaaaaataagaaatagcAAGTAAAAGTGTTGAACAAAGTGAatcatagattttttttaatttttaattttagtttcaaGCATTACTctaaacatattaaaatgatGTATACCAAGTCGTAAACTTTTTTGGTCAAATTCTATGGTACTTATATCATTATGttaacaatacatataataattgTTTCAACTAAAAGATGTTTTTCAATGTTGAGTTGACAAAATCTTACCTAAAactaatattgaaaaaataatattatgtactagtaattttattctaaatagtgtaaaaaaaatttatctaataaatacgtgtatgaaatatatttatattttagaccacaaattaaaattttactttagaCCCCCAATTACGTTGAACCCGCGCCTCTgaatttcaaatcaaataattactAATTGCATAATATGTGGGTCACACCCCATGTGAATATGGCCATCTATTTGTTTActttgttttgaaattttttaaaatttgcacATATAGAAACTACAAATAACGTCGAGGTGTTTTGATttctttcacaaaaaaaatatgtgtttgaGCAGGTAAAAGGTTGACACTTGAACATATTCAATTATTTGCTAATCAAAATTAATGGATGAAAAAGACTTGGTCCAAATATGTAAGAAAATTTcctacataataataaaaaaatgttgagtttgtaaaccatcaattaaattttattctaattGAATACTTCAATGATTAATAAAatgtttcaatttcaaattttaaatgaacaaaattataagaattttcATTCaactattatataattaagttagCCATCTAAAATATGTAAATGGGTCAATCTCATTTTACCTGTCTATTTTACattttgtttggatcattgttatctattgtttcataatatattgtattatattgtactgtattgtacggtagatacaatgtttggctagattgtattgtttgttgttgtttagtaacattttaattgtttggtttgattgtatAGTActgtataataatttataaatttacttaaatatccttaattattctagggtaggaggtttgactagatttaaataattaaggtaaagggtaaaatagtattttaaaatattatgaaaagatacaattgaaaaaagaaattaagtaacaataagAACAAACCAAATTGGTTGTTCTATAAAATAGGGATTTTCATTATTACGTAACAACGAAATATAACAATATagtacaatacattttaagtaacaatacaatacaatacaattaataacaatgatccaaacatagagTTAGTTTAACAAGAGAagaagaattattattttttttctatttgtttaaaaaagaatgaatgacctctttttttttaaaacattttaactttagaTTTTCACGTGACATATTTAAGGTCACAAGATCAAAGAGCAATTTTGTATACTTGGCTTAACGtttaatttagaaccataaaatttaaaagtcttttttatatttttaaactctgcatcaaataaaaataaaatcattttttataaaacgAAGGAagtatatattttgttataaataaataaatgctaaGAAGAGGATGAAGTAGAATTGGCTATTGCTATATAATTAGTCAACAAGAATTAATAGGTAGAGtgactatatatatatcaattgcggatgaaaattgaaattgaaataaataaaagggaCATGCAGCTATAACACTtctttgaaaatgaaatatagCTACTATATATATTCTGTGTCTTTTTTGcatgtaatttatatttatagtagaaaatgaaatatatccACTTAATATGTATACAAAAATAGAAGTCAAACCGTCCCCCAAATTTAAGGTACCTACCTCATCTAGTGATAATtatcttttagtttttttttttaaaaaaaataaaattgtgcaAATAAAAAGAGACATCTTGATaccataaaattttataaaattttattatttaataaaagtattggttaatcaataaattaatatttattaatttaaaaagtgtGTTTTGATATCATAAATTTGTTGGGGGATGAAATCTTGgagtatttaataaataaactcACTTGTGAAAACGTCATTTATGAACTTAAGGTCATGATTAATATAACGATCACGATTACCGCGATAAATGAACGTCAATAACTTGTTGGATGAGTGAAAATGACACATGTTCAAAGGTTCGGAGCTTGAAGAAATTGGAGATAccattgaaaaaaaatgttgatgATAAAGTTGAAGATGATACAATATTTTGGGATCCAGTTACgctaaggaaacacatatcGCATTTAGAACTCTTCTCAATTTTATGGTGCAGTTCAAAAAGACAATACCGAAACTTTTGGATGCAATAAGAAAAGTAGAGATAATTAGGTTCaattagatttaaatttaacaaaaaaaaaaaaagggaacaaAATAGAATCACATTTCACTAAATCGTCTTAGATATATttgcatttttaaaattattactttataattatattaatcgcgatcatatatttatttatggatcaaaatatatatcttattatatcatcaaaatgagTGATGATTTTTCTATTACCCTAAGTCGgaattggagaaaaatattatattagaaaagctattaattaatttaatgatgTTTTAGTGTATAATAGAAAATATCAAAGTGGATGGAGGGAGTAAGATGACAATATCAATCGTTCGTAATTAATTAGGTTATAAATTAAACTCATGAATATACTTAATGAgttttatcttaaaatttagaagcaaatcaaagatagaaatttgaaattaaaaagtcTGCAttctgaaaaatataatttcattggGTTGctcataataaattatatatacacattacatgaaattttaaaataaatataaaatatgtgtcgaaattttaaacttttgcTTCACCCCTAATCTCATCTAAACCTATAATATATTCAACTGAACTCATATATCGACTTCTAGCTCTcttttagaatatatttaaagTTCATGAATAATTCgtattatattgaattcacCATATATATTTAACACAATCcttaatatatgtatatctgtTCGAGTTTgcatatatcaaatcaaatcaaagtgAATAAAAACGCGGTTGGAGCAGCTAAGTTTGAATAAATCCTCACTTTAATTTGTTCACATGAAATTTTCTCTCTTGCTACTACTTTGCTTACTCTAAAAAAAGTAAacgataaaatttaaaataaagttgACTTTTGCACTTTTTATGTCACTCAATGAACAATGTACGTATCTTATCTTACTTGTATATAAAGGGCCTCATGCATGGtcatattatacaaatatcatAGAGTTCTTTTACTTTGCTctaaaagatattaaatttgtttatatttaagCATTATGGTGTCTCTAAATAGGAACCtcattttggcatttttgtgtGTTTTATTGTGCTTTGTTGTTAGCTTTAGCAATGCCCAATTATCAGCCAATTTTTATGGGACGTCGTGCCCTAATCTGCAGACAATTGTAAGAAATGCAATGACACAAGCTGTGAATAGAGAGGCCAGACTTGGTGCCTCTATTCTTCGATTGTTCTTCCATGATTGCTTCGTTAACGTAAGCTTATTTCTATCTTCATTTTCATTGTTATCGATCACAAAACATATCTTATTTATTATGTGGAAACGATTTTGTATTGTATCTAAAACTCCGCAAAGCGGAAATTTAGTATATATGTGACATTTAAGAGTACTATTTTTATCTATCGATATAAAAGTACActcttttaataaaatacaaCATATATTGATGAGTGGGGCCTATATAATGTAGTATTAATGTATACTTCCTCATTTGAGGTGGTACTTttggtttattttgttattttggatttaatataaatattttttaactttatccaaacattttaaaattacttaaaagctattttggctttaaaatatttaaaataagtcaatccaaacggaTACTATGCTACAATAGTTTCTTAGTTCATTTCTAAcagaataataattttctcttgAAATAGATATGAATCTATAGTTACTTAGATGTTATTGTTatgacacacacacacatatatatatatatatatgatcacAAATTTCAGAGTCTTAAATTGTACTATTTTGTAAGTCCAACGGTGAttgactttttctttaaaattagaGTCTCGTAGGccaaaaagaggtagaaaattactaataaaataaattcagggaGTAATAGaatcttaatatagtataagtctGTTTCTAAGATTTCGAACATagattgaggggatacttgtgcatttttctttgttaaaaatttgaaaGGAATATAATTCAGAAAGCATTTGCTTTATTCTACTGTGATAATTTTCTATTACTTTTAGGGGTGCGATGCATCAATACTACTGGATGACACATCAACTTTTATAGGAGAAAAGAATGCAAATCCAAACAGAAATTCAGCAAGAGGATATGAAGTGATAGACACCATTAAAACTCAAGTTGAAGCTGCTTGTCCTAACGTTATCTCTTGTGCGGATATTCTTGCTCTTGCTGCTCGAGAAGGCACCGTACTGGTTAGTAATCCTTTTATCAATACTGACCTCACAATTTTCATGCTTCCTTATTTAGAAACATTTAACTTTTACgatgcttttatttttttcactttgaaaataatatatatatatatataaaaaagtttcaCAATAAAACATGATGgctaaatacataaataaatccTAAACTTGTTTGGTTTTTTTCCTAAGGTACCTTAACTAtgtcattttcctattgaatcattgaaccgcCGATagtttgttcattttaaacaaACACTGTTGGCTGATGTGAAATCAAATTTTTGAAGGTACATATATTGTTCGAGAACTCATTAGTCCAATTAACAATGAAAATGTTCGAGAGTAATGATGTTTTATTTCAAGTCATTTGAATATATTAGAATACAAGTGAAACTAACACAGTTTGTCGTCAttctttagtaaaaaaaaattacaatacgAACACAATCGAAGACATTTATAATAGAATAgtcgatcaaaatcaactaacgatgtttaaaagaaacaaattatgggtgattcaatagaaaaatgacGTAGTTGAGATAAGGAAAAAAATCTAACAAATTTAAGAATTTGTTTATGAGTTCGACCAAGCTGAATTAATTTGTTTATGTAGCTTGGAGGGCCATCATGGGCAGTGCCATTGGGCCGAAGAGACGCAAGGACCGCGAGCCAAAGCGCCGCCAACACCCAAATCCCCGCACCGTCTTCCAGTCTTGCAACTTTAATTTCCATGTTCTCCGCCAAAGGCCTAAGTGCGCGTGACATGACGGCACTATCCGGCAGCCACACGATCGGCCAGGCTCGGTGCACCACTTTCAGAAACCGGATCTACAACGACACCAACATCGACCCGCAATTCGCCGCCACGCGCAGGGCTACCTGCCCTGCTTCCGGCGGCGACGCCAATTTGGCCCCGTTGGATATCCAGACTCCGAACCGGTTCGATAATGATTATTATCAGAACCTAGTGGTTCGGCGTGGGTTGCTTCACTCGGATCAGGAATTGTTTAACGGTGGATCTCAGGATGCATTGGTGAGGAGTTATAGTAACAATGGTGCGAGTTTTAGAAGTGATTTTGCTGCAGCTATGGTGAAGATGGGGAATATTAGTCCACTTACTGGAACTAATGGAGAGATTAGAACAAACTGCAGGGCTATTAACTAACTAAGTTGTTACGAATTTAAAATTGTCATAATTTCTATCGTAAGTTGTTGTATCACTTCCTCTACCAAATATCAGTGTCAATCAGTTAACTAGACACGAAGTTTACGAAATAAATggagatttttgaattttatgattttaaatatcGGAAACATGAGTGTAATCTTAAACTTTTaccaaaaaattcaacatttgcAGAGAGCTGAAGaatgattaaatttgaaaatacaaCACCAAATCCATATTTAACTGAGGGGCGTGCATAAATcgaattgaaaaaaatgttattagtCGAATGGAAAATAATGTTATTGGGTCaacttttaatgattttacaaaaaaaaaaattattgactcattgatttgatatgttttttaatattgaattattggATAAACAGATAAATCATTAAAACGATAACTAGACACTGTTTGAGTATATACTACTATCTACACACTTCACACATCATAATACGTACTTCTACTTATTCCATATTATGTTTTGTAGTCTTCATACTACATgcaatttttcattatatttcctGTTTCACTGTATCAAAACATACAAGCTGATTTGCTTGTCTCATTGTATTATGTCAAATAGAGAAgtgagaaattatatatatatatatatatatatatattttatgagcattttcttattgggtaaATCGATAAACgataaagaatatcttattattttattattggtttagcttatttaaaaattgaaaaccgATAATACATAGAATCGAATCAAACCACCACTACTTACTGATATATGTTGTTTGTTACTTAACCAAATCCACACTAAAATCCCAGAGTTTCTTAGCCAAATCCATGTCCCTAGCCTTCTTCGATGGGGTGGCCAAATTGTTGTCCTGAAAATATTCACCACTCACCCCCTTCACTTGTGGATTCAATGCTATATAACAGGTGGTTGATGCTCCCTAGAGAAGACGAACAAATGGAAGTTAAAAACTGATCATTTGCCGTACCTGTTTACACTTACAAAGCAATATGCAGAAAATGGTGAAATTTGCAATTTAACTAATTCATGTAGAACATACCTGTTGAACATTTTTAAGCAGGAGTTTTCCAATCGTGCTTACTAAGCCTGGGCCATACAGAAGACGTA encodes the following:
- the LOC101258529 gene encoding peroxidase P7-like produces the protein MVSLNRNLILAFLCVLLCFVVSFSNAQLSANFYGTSCPNLQTIVRNAMTQAVNREARLGASILRLFFHDCFVNGCDASILLDDTSTFIGEKNANPNRNSARGYEVIDTIKTQVEAACPNVISCADILALAAREGTVLLGGPSWAVPLGRRDARTASQSAANTQIPAPSSSLATLISMFSAKGLSARDMTALSGSHTIGQARCTTFRNRIYNDTNIDPQFAATRRATCPASGGDANLAPLDIQTPNRFDNDYYQNLVVRRGLLHSDQELFNGGSQDALVRSYSNNGASFRSDFAAAMVKMGNISPLTGTNGEIRTNCRAIN